In Epilithonimonas zeae, a single window of DNA contains:
- a CDS encoding beta-ketoacyl-[acyl-carrier-protein] synthase family protein, which translates to MGQKIAITGMGIISAIGNNVEENLRSLKTGKHGISEISLFETRHSGKIKTGEIKLSNEELVQKLQLNEDNNATRTSLLGMVAAKEAVESAGISDINEYKTGFISSTSVAGMDVTEKYFYSYEDFPEKQKYIDAHDAGNSSLLIADYLGLKGMVSTISTACSSAANAIMMGAKLIKNGVLDRVIVGGTDSLSKFTLNGFNTLMILTDSYNTPFDNDRKGLNLGEAAAFLVLESDEVVKKENKKVLGYLSGYGNANDAHHQTASSENGQGAYLAMEKALKVSRLEKENIDYINVHGTATPNNDLSEGIAMIRIFGRDQVPEFSSTKAFTGHTLAAAAGIEAIYSLLAIQNNLIFPNLNFKTKMEEFDLTPVTELKEKNINHVLSNSFGFGGNCSTLIFSKS; encoded by the coding sequence ATGGGTCAAAAAATTGCCATAACAGGAATGGGCATCATCTCTGCGATTGGAAACAATGTGGAGGAAAATTTGAGGTCACTAAAAACCGGAAAGCACGGAATTTCAGAAATTAGCTTGTTTGAAACACGTCATTCTGGAAAAATAAAAACCGGTGAAATCAAATTATCTAATGAAGAATTGGTGCAAAAACTTCAGTTAAATGAGGATAATAATGCGACAAGAACTTCTTTATTAGGAATGGTTGCCGCTAAAGAAGCTGTAGAAAGTGCCGGAATTTCCGACATTAATGAGTATAAAACTGGATTCATTTCCTCAACAAGCGTTGCAGGAATGGACGTTACCGAAAAATATTTCTACTCTTACGAAGACTTTCCTGAAAAGCAAAAATATATTGACGCACACGATGCCGGAAATTCATCTTTGCTGATTGCTGATTATTTGGGTTTGAAAGGTATGGTTTCAACTATTAGTACAGCCTGTTCCTCTGCAGCGAATGCGATTATGATGGGAGCAAAATTGATTAAAAACGGAGTTTTGGATCGTGTGATTGTCGGCGGAACTGATTCTCTTTCAAAATTCACTTTGAATGGTTTCAATACCTTGATGATTTTGACCGATTCTTACAACACGCCTTTTGATAATGACAGAAAAGGACTAAATCTAGGCGAAGCTGCTGCTTTCTTGGTTTTGGAATCTGACGAGGTCGTAAAAAAAGAAAACAAAAAAGTGCTCGGTTATCTTTCAGGTTATGGAAATGCTAATGATGCGCATCATCAAACTGCTTCTTCGGAAAACGGGCAAGGTGCTTATCTAGCGATGGAAAAAGCTTTGAAAGTTTCTCGTCTAGAGAAAGAAAATATTGATTATATCAACGTTCACGGAACAGCAACACCAAATAATGATTTATCTGAAGGCATTGCGATGATTCGGATTTTTGGAAGAGATCAGGTTCCGGAATTCAGTTCTACGAAGGCGTTTACTGGTCATACTTTGGCTGCAGCGGCGGGAATTGAAGCGATTTATTCTTTACTGGCGATTCAAAATAATTTGATTTTTCCGAATCTGAATTTTAAAACTAAAATGGAAGAATTTGATTTGACTCCTGTAACTGAGCTGAAAGAAAAAAATATCAATCACGTTCTTTCAAATTCATTTGGTTTTGGAGGCAATTGCTCAACCTTAATATTTTCAAAATCGTGA
- a CDS encoding phosphopantetheine-binding protein translates to MSDLKLELKNKIVDVLNLEDVAVEDIKDNDPLFGGGLGLDSIDALELIVLLEKEYGIKLSDPKKGKEIFQSIEVMAKFIEENRTK, encoded by the coding sequence ATGAGCGACTTAAAATTAGAATTAAAAAACAAAATCGTAGATGTTCTTAACCTGGAAGATGTTGCTGTAGAAGACATCAAAGACAACGATCCTCTTTTCGGAGGTGGTCTTGGATTAGATTCAATCGACGCTTTGGAATTAATCGTTCTTCTTGAAAAGGAATACGGAATCAAATTATCTGACCCGAAAAAAGGGAAAGAAATCTTCCAATCTATCGAAGTAATGGCGAAATTCATTGAAGAAAATCGTACAAAATAA
- a CDS encoding 3-oxoacyl-ACP synthase: MKKTDICTIENSKIIVNEKIIFESETENFSDFAKEAYKSLELNYPKFHKMDNLSKLAFLASEMILKNENHSKTALVFANRSSSLDTDFKYQESINSQENYFPSPAVFVYTLPNICVGEISIKHKMQTENAFFVLDEFDEEFLNNYSEQILQSGKANKVLCGWVELYQENYNAFVYLLNK; encoded by the coding sequence ATGAAGAAGACAGATATTTGCACCATAGAAAACTCAAAAATAATCGTCAACGAAAAAATTATTTTTGAATCCGAAACCGAAAATTTCTCAGATTTCGCGAAAGAAGCCTATAAAAGTTTGGAACTGAATTATCCAAAATTTCATAAGATGGATAACTTGAGTAAATTGGCTTTTTTAGCTTCCGAAATGATTCTAAAAAACGAAAACCATAGCAAAACAGCTTTGGTTTTCGCCAACAGATCCTCAAGCCTCGACACCGATTTTAAATATCAGGAAAGCATCAATTCTCAGGAAAATTATTTCCCGAGTCCCGCTGTTTTCGTTTACACATTACCGAATATTTGCGTGGGTGAAATCAGTATTAAACATAAAATGCAGACTGAAAACGCATTTTTCGTTCTGGATGAATTTGATGAAGAATTTTTAAACAACTACTCGGAACAGATTTTGCAGTCGGGAAAGGCCAACAAAGTATTATGTGGCTGGGTAGAACTATATCAGGAAAATTATAATGCTTTCGTATATTTGCTAAACAAGTAA
- a CDS encoding type II toxin-antitoxin system RelE/ParE family toxin produces MKYNLSLSPNAEVDLLESALWYESRQIGLGEKFTKKVEAYFSRIQNNPLHYPLKNGNLREAYIQKFPFIIIYEIVGNEIIVFAVFNTHQNPTKKP; encoded by the coding sequence ATGAAATATAATCTTTCATTATCTCCAAATGCTGAAGTAGATTTGCTTGAATCAGCACTATGGTACGAAAGCCGACAAATTGGACTGGGAGAAAAATTCACAAAAAAGGTTGAAGCGTATTTTTCTAGAATTCAAAATAATCCACTTCACTATCCTTTGAAAAATGGAAATTTGCGTGAAGCTTACATCCAAAAATTCCCTTTTATTATCATTTATGAAATTGTAGGAAATGAAATTATTGTCTTCGCTGTTTTCAATACTCATCAAAACCCAACAAAAAAGCCTTAA
- a CDS encoding beta-ketoacyl synthase N-terminal-like domain-containing protein, giving the protein MMKEIYITDYNCVTPLGFDVESNWKALVEGKSGVALHRIIDNHEAFFISKIDSEKLEEEFNKLFDNQNFTRLEKMFLLSLKPLVERHQISDETAFILSTTKGNISLLKNESTLPEGVYLSNLAQKLADFFGFKTKPIVVSNACVSGVMVISVAKNMIQAGKYKDAFVVAGDEISEFVISGFNSFQAIGSEPCKPYDKNRNGINLGEATAAVYITSTPSEDEKFKFKVLGDSAINDANHISGPSRTGDGLFASVQNAMKEAKVSAEQIDFISAHGTATLYNDEMEAIAFNRMDLQNVPLNSMKGYYGHCLGASGLLESIISLESALNSILIPSKNFKEMGVSEDLNIIKENQSAEIKYILKTASGFGGCNAAIVLEKA; this is encoded by the coding sequence ATGATGAAGGAAATTTACATTACAGATTATAACTGCGTCACGCCTTTGGGTTTTGATGTGGAATCAAACTGGAAAGCGCTTGTGGAAGGAAAATCCGGTGTTGCTTTGCATAGAATCATTGATAATCACGAAGCTTTCTTTATTTCTAAAATTGATTCTGAAAAATTGGAAGAGGAATTTAATAAACTCTTTGATAATCAGAATTTCACAAGACTTGAAAAAATGTTTTTATTAAGTCTGAAACCTTTGGTGGAAAGACATCAGATTTCAGATGAAACGGCTTTTATTTTGTCAACAACAAAAGGAAACATCAGTTTATTAAAAAACGAAAGCACTTTACCGGAAGGTGTTTACCTTTCAAACTTAGCTCAGAAACTCGCAGATTTTTTTGGATTTAAAACCAAACCGATTGTCGTTTCAAACGCCTGTGTTTCTGGTGTTATGGTGATTTCTGTGGCAAAAAATATGATTCAGGCAGGAAAATATAAAGATGCTTTTGTGGTTGCCGGAGATGAGATTTCTGAATTTGTGATTTCGGGTTTCAATTCTTTTCAGGCAATTGGAAGCGAACCTTGCAAACCGTACGACAAAAACCGTAACGGAATTAATCTGGGTGAAGCGACGGCTGCAGTATATATAACTTCCACTCCATCAGAAGACGAAAAATTCAAGTTTAAAGTTCTAGGCGACTCAGCGATTAACGACGCCAATCACATTTCCGGACCATCGAGAACCGGCGATGGATTGTTTGCCAGCGTTCAAAATGCAATGAAAGAAGCAAAAGTTTCAGCGGAACAAATCGATTTTATTTCGGCTCACGGAACGGCAACGCTTTACAACGACGAAATGGAAGCCATCGCCTTCAACCGAATGGATTTGCAAAATGTTCCGTTGAACAGTATGAAAGGTTATTACGGACATTGTTTGGGAGCTTCAGGACTTTTGGAAAGCATTATTTCACTGGAATCTGCTTTGAATAGTATTTTAATCCCATCCAAAAATTTTAAAGAAATGGGTGTTTCTGAGGATTTGAATATTATAAAGGAAAATCAGTCTGCAGAAATTAAATATATTCTGAAAACGGCTTCAGGTTTTGGAGGTTGTAATGCGGCAATTGTTTTGGAAAAAGCATAA
- a CDS encoding acyl-CoA thioesterase: MQSKNLTCTEEVRIRFNETDPLGIVWHGHYIMYFEDGREAFGRQHGLTYLDIQKAGFTTPIVKSTCEHFLPLKYGETFNIVTTFVNSVSAKLIYKYEIFNQNNQLVCSGETIQVFLDSENNLCLYNPEFFQTWKDKMEL; the protein is encoded by the coding sequence ATGCAGTCTAAAAATTTAACCTGTACCGAAGAAGTACGTATACGTTTCAACGAAACCGATCCGTTAGGAATCGTGTGGCACGGTCACTACATCATGTATTTTGAGGACGGAAGAGAAGCTTTCGGAAGGCAACACGGCTTGACCTACCTCGATATTCAAAAAGCAGGATTTACCACGCCAATTGTGAAAAGTACGTGCGAACATTTTCTTCCTTTAAAATATGGCGAAACATTCAATATTGTAACGACTTTCGTGAATTCTGTTTCAGCGAAACTGATTTATAAATACGAGATTTTCAACCAAAACAATCAATTGGTTTGCAGCGGAGAAACCATTCAGGTTTTTCTGGATTCTGAGAATAATTTATGTCTGTACAATCCCGAGTTTTTTCAAACCTGGAAAGATAAAATGGAATTATGA
- a CDS encoding alpha/beta hydrolase: MKNILIIILSFVLIQCSSNKKAISSENEKLGFKLDTLSLFDQSRNRKIPIAIYQPKDIKQANKIPIFFSHGYGENNGSDYLQAYTYLTEFLASKGYFVVSIQHELKTDELLAMTGKLQETRRPNWERGSQNIFYVLQKIKQDYPQLKYNELSLIGHSNGGDMTVLFAHKYPNLANKIISMDNRRMEFPRTFKPKIFTLRSKDYPADENVLPTKEELKKYNIIVQFTDINHSSMDNDANETEREYLKTKILEYLKK; the protein is encoded by the coding sequence ATGAAGAATATTCTAATCATCATATTAAGTTTTGTACTTATTCAATGCTCAAGCAACAAAAAAGCAATTTCATCAGAAAACGAAAAATTGGGATTTAAACTTGATACTTTATCTCTATTTGACCAAAGCAGAAACCGAAAAATTCCAATTGCGATTTACCAACCAAAAGACATAAAACAAGCAAATAAAATCCCCATCTTTTTCAGTCACGGTTACGGAGAAAATAATGGAAGTGATTATTTGCAAGCTTATACCTATTTGACAGAGTTTTTAGCTTCAAAAGGTTATTTTGTTGTTAGCATTCAACACGAGTTGAAAACAGACGAACTTTTAGCGATGACCGGTAAACTTCAAGAAACTCGAAGGCCAAATTGGGAAAGAGGTTCTCAAAATATATTTTATGTTTTACAAAAAATCAAGCAAGATTATCCGCAATTAAAATATAATGAACTATCATTAATTGGGCATTCAAATGGTGGAGATATGACGGTTTTATTTGCTCACAAATATCCGAATCTTGCAAATAAAATAATTTCAATGGATAATAGACGAATGGAATTTCCAAGAACTTTTAAGCCCAAAATATTTACTTTACGTTCGAAAGATTATCCAGCCGACGAAAATGTTTTGCCAACCAAAGAAGAGTTGAAAAAATATAATATAATTGTCCAATTTACTGACATAAACCACAGCAGTATGGACAATGATGCAAACGAAACTGAAAGAGAATATTTAAAGACAAAAATTTTAGAATATTTAAAAAAATAA
- a CDS encoding ABC transporter permease yields the protein MLYKLWRSFIKEIQLLKRDSGGIVIIFLMPLLLIITITLIQDSTFKNLEGSKIPIIFIDNDKSEVSKVIKKELETSKTFELVTNYNEKAAEKAVFTGDYQMAIVIPENLSKDLNSNIDSKVQTVVSSFGLETDSTATKVIASKTKDIHLYFDPATNAGFKNSVMNAINKMVFEIENKKIYKAFQDQLGTTEDLENKSLITFKEITPNKGKEEAMPNSVQHNVPAWALFAIFFIVVPLSINLVKEKSQGTSVRVRVSPTPYYIHILGKTFTYLIICVIQFLLMVAVGIWLFPLMDLPQFDVTGKMFHLLIVTLFAGLAAIGFGVLIGTVSDTQEQSAPFGATSVVVLAAIGGIWVPVFLMPEFMQKIAQFSPMNWGLNAYYDIILRNSGIGEIAKELIFLFLFYIAMVTVSLLYERKQNSV from the coding sequence ATGTTGTATAAATTGTGGAGAAGTTTCATCAAGGAAATTCAGTTATTGAAGCGAGATTCGGGCGGAATTGTGATTATTTTCCTGATGCCGTTGCTGTTGATTATTACCATTACTTTAATTCAGGATTCAACATTCAAAAATCTGGAAGGTTCCAAAATTCCGATTATTTTTATTGATAACGATAAGTCAGAAGTTTCCAAAGTCATCAAAAAAGAGCTGGAAACCAGCAAAACATTTGAACTTGTTACGAATTACAATGAAAAAGCAGCTGAAAAAGCAGTATTCACGGGAGATTATCAGATGGCCATCGTCATTCCTGAAAATTTATCGAAAGATTTAAATTCAAATATTGATTCTAAAGTTCAAACCGTAGTAAGTTCATTTGGTTTAGAAACAGATTCGACTGCGACTAAAGTTATAGCTTCAAAAACAAAAGACATTCATCTTTATTTCGATCCTGCGACGAATGCTGGTTTTAAAAATTCGGTAATGAATGCCATTAATAAAATGGTTTTCGAAATCGAGAATAAAAAAATATACAAAGCCTTCCAAGACCAATTGGGAACAACGGAAGACCTTGAAAATAAAAGCTTAATTACCTTTAAAGAAATTACACCGAACAAAGGCAAAGAAGAAGCAATGCCAAATTCCGTTCAGCACAACGTTCCTGCGTGGGCGCTGTTTGCGATTTTCTTTATTGTGGTACCGTTGTCGATTAATTTAGTTAAAGAAAAAAGTCAGGGAACGAGCGTGAGAGTTCGTGTGAGTCCGACCCCGTATTACATTCATATTTTAGGAAAAACATTTACGTATCTGATTATTTGCGTCATCCAGTTTTTGCTGATGGTTGCGGTAGGAATCTGGCTTTTCCCGCTGATGGACTTACCTCAGTTTGATGTAACCGGAAAAATGTTCCATCTTCTGATTGTCACGCTTTTTGCAGGATTGGCAGCGATTGGTTTTGGGGTTTTAATCGGCACCGTATCCGACACTCAGGAACAGTCGGCGCCGTTTGGAGCGACTTCTGTGGTAGTTTTGGCAGCGATTGGCGGAATTTGGGTTCCTGTTTTCCTGATGCCCGAATTTATGCAGAAAATTGCGCAGTTCTCCCCGATGAACTGGGGACTGAATGCCTATTACGATATTATTTTAAGAAACAGCGGCATTGGCGAGATTGCCAAAGAACTGATTTTCTTATTTTTATTTTATATTGCGATGGTAACTGTTTCTTTACTTTATGAAAGGAAACAAAACAGTGTTTAA
- a CDS encoding ABC transporter ATP-binding protein: protein MENIIEIKNLYKKYKNSEDFSVNDISLNIDKNEIYGILGPNGAGKTTLISMLSGLIKPTSGSFTINGLSPKKDNSKIKQIIGVVPQEYALYPTLTAKENLLFFGSLYGLKHKNLHKEIDEALELMGLTKFANKKVDQFSGGMKRRCNLIAGTLHNPKVLFLDEPTVGVDVQSKKAIIDYLLDLNKKGTCIIYTSHHLSEAEEFCTKIAIIDHGKIHATGTPQELVERVANAENLEDVFISLTGKELRDVV, encoded by the coding sequence TTGGAGAATATCATCGAAATTAAAAACCTCTACAAGAAATACAAAAACTCCGAAGACTTTTCGGTTAATGATATTTCTTTGAACATCGATAAAAATGAAATCTACGGAATTCTCGGTCCCAACGGAGCGGGGAAAACCACGCTGATTTCTATGCTTTCAGGTTTGATTAAACCAACCTCAGGAAGTTTTACCATCAACGGATTGTCGCCAAAAAAAGACAATTCAAAAATCAAACAAATCATCGGCGTTGTACCTCAGGAATACGCGCTCTACCCGACTTTGACGGCGAAAGAAAACCTATTATTCTTCGGAAGTCTGTATGGTTTAAAACATAAAAATCTCCACAAAGAAATCGACGAAGCTTTAGAATTGATGGGTTTAACGAAATTTGCCAATAAAAAAGTCGACCAGTTTTCTGGTGGAATGAAACGCCGTTGCAACCTAATTGCCGGAACACTTCACAACCCGAAAGTTCTGTTTCTGGATGAGCCGACGGTTGGCGTAGATGTTCAATCAAAAAAAGCCATCATCGATTATCTTTTAGATTTAAATAAAAAAGGAACGTGCATTATTTACACTTCGCATCACCTTTCTGAGGCTGAGGAATTCTGTACAAAAATCGCCATCATCGACCACGGAAAAATCCACGCAACCGGAACACCTCAAGAATTGGTGGAAAGAGTTGCCAATGCGGAAAACCTGGAGGATGTTTTCATTTCATTAACCGGAAAAGAATTGAGAGATGTTGTATAA
- a CDS encoding BtrH N-terminal domain-containing protein, with protein sequence MQINFEHHQTAHCENGVASNLLLNRGLKLSEPMIFGIGSGLFFVYLPFLKVNFAPGFSYRPMPGAIFSKAAKRLGIKIKRIKFSNPKEAQAALEKNLEQNIPTGLQVGVFNLTYFPEEYKFHFNAHNLVVYGKEDGKFLISDPVMDFATTLTEAELEKVRYAKGALAPKGHMYFPTHIPENVHLEEAIKKGIKDTCKNMLAPVPLIGVKAMRWVAKSIPKWAEKKGTKVTNHYLGQLIRMQEEIGTGGGGFRFIYGAFLQEAAVILKNDELKELSKEITAIGDLWRDFAVDIARVYKNRNSKSDIYNQLSKSMLHIADLEEAFYKKLRKAI encoded by the coding sequence ATGCAGATTAACTTTGAACACCACCAGACAGCCCACTGCGAAAACGGTGTTGCATCCAATTTACTTCTCAACAGAGGTTTGAAACTCAGCGAACCAATGATTTTCGGAATCGGTTCTGGTCTGTTTTTCGTATATCTTCCTTTTTTGAAAGTTAATTTTGCACCGGGTTTCAGTTATCGTCCGATGCCGGGAGCTATTTTCAGCAAGGCTGCAAAAAGGCTTGGAATTAAAATCAAAAGAATAAAATTTTCAAATCCAAAAGAAGCACAGGCAGCTTTGGAGAAAAATTTAGAACAGAATATCCCAACAGGTTTACAGGTTGGTGTTTTCAACCTTACCTATTTTCCGGAAGAATATAAATTCCATTTCAACGCACACAATCTTGTGGTTTACGGAAAAGAAGATGGTAAATTCCTGATCAGCGACCCTGTGATGGATTTTGCGACAACTTTAACCGAAGCTGAACTCGAAAAAGTTCGTTATGCTAAAGGCGCACTCGCTCCGAAAGGTCATATGTATTTCCCTACACACATTCCGGAAAATGTACATCTGGAAGAAGCCATCAAAAAAGGAATCAAAGATACCTGCAAAAATATGCTGGCTCCGGTTCCATTAATTGGCGTAAAAGCAATGCGTTGGGTTGCAAAAAGCATCCCGAAATGGGCTGAAAAAAAAGGCACGAAAGTGACCAATCATTATCTCGGACAATTGATTAGAATGCAGGAGGAAATCGGTACCGGTGGTGGCGGATTCAGATTTATTTATGGTGCTTTTTTACAGGAAGCAGCTGTGATTCTAAAAAATGACGAGTTGAAAGAATTATCTAAAGAAATTACAGCCATCGGTGACCTTTGGAGAGATTTTGCAGTGGATATTGCAAGAGTTTATAAAAACAGGAATTCGAAAAGCGATATTTACAATCAGCTTTCAAAATCGATGTTGCACATTGCTGATTTGGAGGAGGCTTTTTATAAAAAACTGAGAAAAGCGATCTAG
- a CDS encoding ABC transporter permease, with product MELKDQSLINIHNFLPHREPMLMTDYILELTEEKVTTSFKITEDNIFVSDNEFVEAGLIENLAQTCSSILGQSFFQNPDVETKVIGFITNIKKIEIFALPKVDDIIISKASLISQFENVCNIFCETFLNDKILIRAEINLFIQEVKQ from the coding sequence ATGGAACTGAAAGATCAAAGCTTAATCAACATCCACAATTTCCTGCCCCATCGTGAACCAATGCTGATGACGGATTATATTTTGGAATTGACGGAAGAAAAAGTCACTACTTCTTTTAAAATTACTGAAGATAATATTTTTGTTTCTGATAATGAATTTGTAGAAGCTGGATTAATAGAAAATCTCGCTCAAACTTGTTCATCAATCCTCGGACAAAGTTTTTTTCAAAATCCGGATGTTGAAACAAAAGTAATTGGTTTCATTACGAATATCAAAAAAATAGAAATTTTTGCTTTGCCAAAAGTGGACGACATCATCATCTCAAAAGCATCATTAATCTCCCAATTTGAAAACGTCTGCAACATTTTTTGCGAAACTTTTCTTAATGATAAAATATTAATCAGAGCTGAAATTAATTTGTTTATCCAAGAAGTAAAACAATAA
- a CDS encoding beta-ketoacyl-ACP synthase III: MSNVYITKSSTYLPNEPIANDDMESYLGLVNNTPSKARALILRNNQIKTRYYALDKNGQPTHTNAQITASAINGLFDENFKKEDMELLSCGTTSADQIQPSHASMVHGELNINKSVEINTSMGLCNSGMNALNYGFLSVKAGVKNNAVCVGSERFSSWMTADKFDHEAENLKLLEERPIVAFKREFLRWMLSDGAGAFLLENKPRENQTSLRIEWIDFYSYAHEIEACMYSGCEKQEDGSLKSWADYPSDEWLKQSIFALKQDTKILDQYILVKGAQSLRASFDKHELDPESVDHVLAHISSGYFKDGLKEEFANVGLDFPWEKWFYNLSEVGNIGAGSIFIAVEQLMNSGKLKKGEKILLCVPESGRFAYSCALLTVC, from the coding sequence ATGAGTAACGTTTATATCACCAAATCTTCTACATACCTACCAAACGAACCGATAGCCAATGACGATATGGAAAGCTATCTTGGTTTGGTAAACAACACACCTTCTAAAGCAAGAGCATTGATTTTGAGGAATAATCAAATCAAAACCAGATATTATGCTCTTGACAAAAACGGACAACCCACTCATACCAATGCTCAGATTACAGCTAGTGCGATTAACGGGCTTTTTGATGAGAATTTCAAAAAAGAAGATATGGAACTCCTGTCTTGTGGGACGACTTCTGCAGACCAAATCCAGCCATCTCACGCATCAATGGTTCACGGTGAGTTGAACATCAATAAATCTGTAGAAATCAACACTTCTATGGGACTTTGCAACTCTGGAATGAACGCACTTAATTACGGTTTCCTATCCGTAAAAGCTGGTGTTAAGAACAATGCCGTTTGCGTAGGTTCTGAGAGATTTTCTTCTTGGATGACAGCGGACAAATTTGATCACGAAGCTGAAAACCTGAAGCTATTGGAAGAAAGACCAATCGTCGCTTTCAAAAGAGAGTTTTTGAGATGGATGCTTTCTGACGGTGCGGGTGCATTCTTATTGGAAAACAAACCAAGAGAAAACCAGACGTCTTTAAGAATCGAATGGATTGATTTCTACTCTTACGCTCACGAGATCGAAGCTTGTATGTACTCAGGATGTGAAAAGCAGGAAGACGGAAGCTTAAAATCCTGGGCAGATTATCCTTCTGACGAGTGGTTGAAGCAATCGATTTTCGCTTTGAAGCAAGACACAAAAATTCTGGATCAATATATCCTTGTAAAAGGTGCGCAAAGTTTGAGAGCATCTTTTGACAAACACGAGCTGGATCCGGAATCTGTAGATCACGTATTGGCGCACATCTCTTCCGGTTATTTCAAAGACGGTTTGAAGGAAGAATTTGCCAATGTAGGTTTGGATTTCCCTTGGGAAAAATGGTTCTATAATCTTTCCGAGGTTGGAAATATTGGTGCTGGATCAATCTTCATTGCTGTTGAACAACTGATGAATTCTGGCAAACTGAAGAAAGGAGAAAAAATTCTTCTTTGTGTTCCGGAGAGTGGAAGATTCGCTTATTCTTGTGCATTATTGACGGTTTGTTAA